From the Kwoniella dendrophila CBS 6074 chromosome 8, complete sequence genome, the window TGTCAAGGGGTTGATTATTGCTTCTTTGACCTgaaattcatctaaaatccGATCATATCAGGTTCATGTTACTTGTACACTTCTCCAGTTTTTAGAGTTTTTCCTCATTTTCCTTTGCCGCCGGCCAATATTTACTTCCTTTCCCTCTTCTCCTTTTTTTGTTGCATATCGGAACAAATCGGTACTACATACTAGATTGAGCATTCACCGTATACTTTTACTACCACAGCATATAGGAAATCTTTATCCAGCTATTACAAAATATTTTGTAAAACAGGTAAGGTTAATAACTTTCTCCATCAACTGGTATACAGAATGCCAATTAAACAAGGTCGTGAGAAAATTTCCTGTTGATCAAAGATCCTTGCTCGGTTAGCAAAGATCATTTATCTTGGTTCAAGGAAGGTTTTATCGGATTAACTAATTCGGGAATGAAGAGTGTTTCACCTCTTTTAGCATCTCTAAACCAGAATTTTGCAAGTTTTCGATGAGGCTCtatataataatgattaGGAAAGCAAACTAATCGATCACATCGCATTACCCCCCATATCGAGGGTCATGAAGTGTCTCCTTATTCACTGATCAACCACTCATACATCAATGTAAGAAATGATTTACTGCAAAATTCTGAACGAATACCCTTCACCctcaaaattgataaaatcaaGCCACTCACGTATTTTATCTTAGATAAAAACCGGTTAGATAACGAAATAAACGCTACTTCTTTCCTTAGACTAAAAAATAACATTTCGGCTGTTGattaaaaaagatgatatcacTTCAGTGTTTACTTATGGGATCTTACCCTTACACGCATAAAGATGCTGTCGTCAGCATGAACCTGAATGGAACTTTTGAGGTAGATTGCAAACAACAAGTATGCATTGCattataatgatgatatgttttGTCTAAATGTCTATTTCCGTTGTATCGTCCATATTGTCAAATTCCCATTCTACCTTTATGACATGTGTTTGAAGGATAGATGAGATGTTTGAACGACAGACCAGCTTTACTGTATTGTACAGTCCCGTTGTCCAATACGACACATTCCATTATAACGAAAAACCAAAGTAAATTGCTCGAATCCCCCCGTTTTCCTACATGATTCTACATGATTCTACatgaatcatcatctctGTTCAATTGATCCACTAAACCACCAGCATCTCTTGATCGTTGACCACCATTTCTACCTTGTAGATCAACTATCAATACACCTGTATTACTTGGATCGACGTGAGCAGTCAAGTTGTATCTAAAAGATGGAAATTAGCAAGGCATTCTATCCTTCTGATTTCAAAAGGGAATACTATCCGGAAAGAACAACTTTGTATTTggatcaactcactttaccaTTAAATTCTCCACGGCTGGTTTTATCTTTGCTTGATGATTTTGTGAATGAATACCTTTCCCAACTATAACTCTTAATTCCTCGGAACCAGATCtttgtgaagatgaaatagcagattcaactttttcaataGCTTCTTTTACGTATAAACCATGTAAATCGATTGTATCTGGTGGAGAAGCTTTGTTGTTTTCTACGTAAGATTATGGGTCGAAAGATTAGCACAaataatcatataatcaTGTTCCCTAGTTATCAAAATTAAACTAGAACTTACCGTTAAAGATCCATGAACTCGCTTCATCATCCAGTTCATCTTGTTTCCTTTGATGTGATTTACCTTGTTGTGATAATTCATGAGCACGAGCACCGTCACCTGACCTACATAAAGTCCAGTTTGTTAGTAAATGagagaagaaaatgaataaGATGATTTTTTGCTATTGGTTTTGTGTGGGGTAATATGACATGTAAACTTACTGATAAGCTTGTTGTGATTCTGCGAAACATCTGCAATGGTTTAAGtgatatcaaagttgaagaatcagTTTCCTTACTCATCGTGAAGATGTTTTGCACTTTTGATTGATTAGATTAACTTACCGATgagcttcatcaccttcttttctagCTTGATGTCTCAAAGAGGTATACCGTTGATTCGTAGCatttatttgatcttgattctaTATGTAGGAAGACCATTGCCGGGTCAGTCAACAAGCCTGTTACCAGCATATTGAAGCTATGAATCTCATATTGATCACCGAGCGATTGCCGATAGTGTAGATTCTCCGGTCTACATGGGGTTAGTACTCACCTGAGCAGGATGATGCGGACCAACAATACCACCTGGAGGTGATTGAGGTTTACTTATACCGTGTCCATTAGATTGCcattgctgctgctgttgatgtaTAGGTGGTGGGTATTGTGGCTGAGGTTGATAtggttgttgctgttgatgttgttgatatccACCTTGCTGATACTGCTGTGGCTGTTGAGGAtggtattgttgttgttgctgttgacCTCCAGCTACATTAGCCCAACTAGGTTGTGATTGTGGTGGATAggcttgttgttgttgattatattgattttgacctgGATAtccaccttgttgttgttgctgttgttgaagatatccttgttgttgttgttgttgaggtgcTGAGGGTTCTTGTGAAGATCCACAACATATCttaaataatgatgttaaaattgatatcaaattggtattattgttattgtttgaCATTTTTTGATGTAGATTGCTTGGTATAAATGCACAGGCGAGGTTTCAAGAATATACAGGGTAAGAGaatttacaagatgaattatgTAAGAAGAATGGTGATTCCACCTCAGCTCGACCTCGCTTGACACGTATGTTGAAGTTAATGAATGAAATAAGATGGGAACAAGAacattgattttttgatgaaaGGTCATGATATGTTTTGTTGACATGAATATAGGGTACGTAACCGGAATCTAGGGTCGAAATCAAGTGTACCATGCGGAAGACACGTTCATGGATAAGAGAAACAACAGATATTCAGGCATGCATACGTTCATTCATGCGATGAAGCTTTGCTTGAAACTCGTCGACAAGTTGGTTTGGTTATCATACTCAGAATGGGCAGATTCGCGATGGTGTTTGAAAAGGTTATCAGTGCTTTTACGCTTTCTGAGGCGAATACAAATATCACATTTCgaaaatatgaaagaaaagaaaagaaaagaaattctACAAATAAGAGGGTTTTGATATATCGTTCTATATTACCTCTACTTCCGctgattgattttgtgatcTTGATATATTTACCAGGATCACTTCCCCTTCATTAAATATACTCGTTCTGGAAACCCTTCACTAACTAGGTTTGACGAGAAATATGTATACCGTTCATCTTAagcttctaatttcttcaaattttgatgtaatttaggttcagatTGTAATACTCTATCAACGATTTTTTTAATAACATCTcctttattcttttctacagctttatctaaatctgataattgAGTTGTAGTCGAActatcaattgatgattgcgatgatgatgtttgtgATGTATGCTGTAGAGTTGAAGTATGTATCACATATCATATGGATATGATGGATGTGTATTTAAGATTGGATTTCGAAATTGTTATATCGCCACGTTCGATCATAACCATAAGGTATGTGAGGAATCGAAGTGGAGAAGGAGATTGATGTGAAGGAAAGAAATAAGAATCAGCTCCAGCTCCAGTCAATATCCAATATGACATGAATCTCTAATTTTGTATACTACTGGAAGAGCATGCGTCTCCCTTTGTATGCTTAACATTGGgggagaagagaagagaaagaaaaactCACGTCTTTCTCGAATTTCTTGAACTCTTCCTCCTTTTGAGCACGGTACGCCTCAATCTCCTTGGCAGCTTCTGATCTAGCGTCTTTGAGCTTTTGCACTCGGTCTAATTAGGATGGACGGTACAACGATCAGCTAAGTATTTCAGTCACGCTGACCCGAGAGAGCTAGCTGAGTATTTGTGGACTGTTTACCCACATTGTCTAGCTTTTTGCACTACCTTTGCAGCCTCTTTCTCTGCTTCGAGAAGGGTTTGAATACCTTGAGAATTAGCGGCCTGTGGAATATAGTGAAATGGTCTTCAGCTTTATAGCATACGGATCAGAATGAAAGAGCGACCACTTACCATTGTGTAAAGATTTGTGAGCCAAATAAGAAATATGCTAGGTAGAAAGGAGTAAGAGTTTGATTCAAGTATAGGATATATATTGAATGCATATGATGAATGGAAGGAGATGATCCGGATGTAAGCGTCACACCCTCTTTGTTGATGAGTAATAGGCGCGCGAGCACGTGGACTTACTCGTCAGCTGATTTTGTGCGCCTACTTTGATTGTGCCTCTTGTCACTATCATCCACCTCGTTCATACCGATAAATAATTATATCGTCAAAATTATATATTTACCTTGTCTATATCTGATCTGaactacatcatcttcgtttCTCTTACACGCGATATACTTCTTTTCACCATGTCACTATATTCAGAAGATGACTTGGGTGGGTACCTGGAAGcagataatcaaaatacatctgtaacatcaacaaatttagGAGACCCATTACACGCTTTAACATCAGCATTAGCATTACCATCTGAAtcacaagctcaacaagatGGTTTATTTGAAGCTGCACAAAAATTTGAATCTAATCCttcaaaattacctgaattagtTCCTCAACTATTAGGTCTAATTTCAGATGGTAGTGATTCCATGTTAAGGTTTTGGACTTTAGATATGATCGCTTTGGCTGTCGGTAGAAGTGGTTTAAAATTGGATATTAAATTAAATGGTCAgtatttttgatattcttattcaggtaaattataaCTTTTGAGAAAGAGAGCTGATTGTTTATTAAATCATCTTAAATCATGTATAGTCGCTCAACAATGTTTAGAAGCATTAAATAAATTACTTAATTCATCGTCAATCATAACCATAAAAGCAGTCATACCGATATTCTCAACTATATATCCTCTACTATTCCGATTATTAGCAACAACTAGACCACAACCTGAAATTGTTAATTTgtttaatcaatcaaaaatgagAATTTTGACATTTGCTTTAGATCCAAATTCATTGCCAAATAATATTGGTATAAGAGCTGTTTCATGGAAATTCTTGCAAAAAGTCATTTTGGCTGGTACAAGAGCTGCTGGAGCTGATCCCAGAGTGAGTCTTGTATCCATTCTACTTTTCTGTACAAAAGAGGTATACGAAAGCTAATGTAACCATGTTCCCCCTATGTTTAGTTACAACACAGAGCAACTAACCCAAACGACGTCAATTTTACCATGATTCAACCTGATTGCGCATTAAATCCCgcagaagtagaagaagaaggaagcGCCCTCTTAACGCAGCTAGTAACACATTTGTATTCTTCATCGTAAGTTACATTCATTCATATTATCCTCTAAGATTCTTAAATACTGATCTCGACTTTTTACATAGTGATCCCGCATTATTACATCCTATAATCAACACTCTACCTATTCTTTGCAAATCTCGACCGATGATTGCAGATGCTTTAATAAGTTCAATGACACTGTGGACCCCCTCCGCACTTGGTGCGGCTGGTAGACAACCTATGGAAATTAGAGCTGTGGAAAAAACCATGAGAACAGTCATGTCTCACTTGTTACGGTAGGTTCATTCTTTAAAATTCAACAACCAATTTCTTAGTACTGATAGAATCACTTTTTTCCTAGACATCCTCCATTCGCCAATTTCTCTGCACGTTTGAATGAAGCTTTGATAAGACAAAAACAACGTATGGAAGCTGCTTTTACACATGAAGCCCAAACGcgtaaagaaagaagaaaggctACTAAAGCACCTGGAAAACATCAGAGGGAtgttgaacctgaagctgaatcaagtcaacaagctcaaaaaAGGGCACGATTGGAAATGAAATCTGGTTCAGGTGTAGGGAAAGGTCCCGAAGTTGATATTAGTGATATACCGTTAGAACAGGTTATAGATGCTGTCATGGAAGGATTAGAAGTTGTACCTCTAGAACTTCTCAATATTGCTTTCGAAGTAAGTGAACCGAACGATAATATTACGGCAGGATTCGAGCTTATCAATCTGTTGATTCTAGAATGCTAAAAAGGCAATTATGGAAGGTAGTCCAGATTCAATACCGTTATTGGCATCAGTGTTGGGTGTTGGAAAGGTAGAACcaaaggaagaagatttggATGAAGTGCTGAATCCCCTTGATATGGATTTggacgatgatgatctaCTGGTAAGCTGTTCTCCATGATTTGCAACCCGCATATCTTCTAGCTAACATATTAATGGTAGCTCGATGATGTGGATGAACAAccggaagaagaggaaatgcCTAGGACTTTCAGTTCTTTCACTCTCCCTCCGCCGGAACCATTAGATGCAGAAGACAAGTCATATGTTTTGTCTACAGCTCTACAGCGTATATGGACAACAGGAGCGGACATTTCTACACTGCCTGACCCGAAGGAAGAAACTGATGCAATCAAATTGGCTGTGAAACCGAAAGAAATGTGGATGTTACTTTTGGCCAGATTAGCAACTAGAGTGAAA encodes:
- a CDS encoding V-type ATPase, G subunit: MAANSQGIQTLLEAEKEAAKVVQKARQYRVQKLKDARSEAAKEIEAYRAQKEEEFKKFEKDHTSQTSSSQSSIDSSTTTQLSDLDKAVEKNKGDVIKKIVDRVLQSEPKLHQNLKKLEA